A segment of the Arachis hypogaea cultivar Tifrunner chromosome 5, arahy.Tifrunner.gnm2.J5K5, whole genome shotgun sequence genome:
AAATTCAGAAAGCAATAGCTGGTCAGGAAGCTgcattgaaaacaagaaaacatgaGTTGGAAACTGAGCTACAAATGCACCAGAAATTGGTTCAAAATGAAATCGAGACGAAGAGAAGAGCTTGGGAATTGAAGGAGGTTGATCTTAAACAAAGGGAGGACTAAATCTTGGAAAGGGAGCATGATTTGGATGTTCGGTCAAGGTCACTGAGTGATAAGGAGAAGGAACTGGAAGATCTGTCAAGTATTCttgaagaaaaagataaaagctTGAGAGCTACTGAg
Coding sequences within it:
- the LOC112799801 gene encoding protein CROWDED NUCLEI 4-like, which translates into the protein MDATLRQREEVLAKQETELNKKEQELVEFQGKLASRECDEIQKAIAGQEAALKTRKHELETELQMHQKLVQNEIETKRRAWELKEVDLKQRED